A DNA window from Piliocolobus tephrosceles isolate RC106 chromosome 9, ASM277652v3, whole genome shotgun sequence contains the following coding sequences:
- the IFIT1 gene encoding interferon-induced protein with tetratricopeptide repeats 1, with amino-acid sequence MSTNGDNHQLKDSLEQLRCHFTWELFIEDSEMLDLENRVLDQIEFLDTKYNVGIHNLLAYVKHLKGQNEEALKSLKEAEDLMQKEHAYQASVRSLVTWSNFAWVYYHMGRLAEAQAYLDKVENICKKPSNPFRYRMECPEIDCEEGWALLKCGGKNYERAKACFEKALEVDPENPEFSAGYAISAYRLDGFKLAAKGYRPFSLLPLRQAVSLNPDNGYMKVLLALKLQDNGQEAEGEKYLEEALANMSSQTYVFRYAAKFYRRKGSVDKALELLKKALQETPTSVLLHHQIGLCYKAQMIQIKEATKGQPRWQNREKIDKMVRSAIFHFESAVEKKPTFEVAHLDLARMYIEAGNHRKAEETFQKLLCMKPVVEETMQDIHFQYGRFQEFQKKSEINAIIHYLKAIKIEQASFIRDKSIDSLKKLVLRKLQRNSLDLESLSLLGFVYKLKGNMNEALEYYEQALRLAADFENSVRQGP; translated from the coding sequence tacAAATGGTGATAATCATCAGCTCAAGGATAGTCTGGAGCAATTGAGATGTCACTTTACATGGGAGTTATTCATTGAAGATAGTGAAATGCTTGATTTAGAAAATAGAGTCTTGGACCAGATTGAATTCCTAGACACCAAATACAATGTGGGAATACACAACCTACTAGCCTATGTGAAACACCTGAAAGGCCAGAATGAGGAAGCCCTGAAGAGCTTAAAAGAAGCTGAAGACTTAATGCAGAAAGAACATGCCTACCAAGCAAGTGTGAGGAGTCTGGTGACTTGGAGCAACTTTGCCTGGGTGTATTACCACATGGGCAGACTGGCAGAAGCCCAGGCTTACCTGGACAAGGTGGAGAACATTTGTAAGAAGCCTTCAAATCCTTTCCGCTATAGAATGGAGTGTCCAGAAATAGACTGTGAAGAAGGATGGGCCTTGCTGAAGTGTGGAGGAAAGAATTATGAACGGGCCAAGGCCTGCTTTGAAAAGGCGCTTGAAGTGGACCCTGAAAACCCTGAATTCAGCGCTGGGTATGCGATCTCTGCCTATCGTCTGGACGGCTTTAAATTAGCCGCAAAGGGTTACAGGCCGTTTTCTTTGCTTCCCCTAAGGCAGGCTGTCAGTCTAAATCCAGACAATGGATATATGAAGGTTCTCCTTGCCCTGAAGCTTCAGGATAATGGACAGGAAGCTGAAGGAGAAAAGTACCTTGAAGAAGCTCTGGCCAACATGTCCTCACAGACCTACGTCTTTCGATATGCAGCCAAGTTTTACCGAAGAAAAGGCTCTGTGGATAAAGCTCTTGAGTTACTAAAAAAGGCCTTGCAGGAAACACCCACTTCTGTCTTACTGCATCACCAGATAGGGCTTTGCTATAAGGCACAAATGATTCAAATCAAGGAGGCTACAAAAGGGCAGCCTAGATGGCAGAATAGAGAAAAGATAGACAAAATGGTAAGATCAGCCATATTTCATTTTGAATCTGCAGTGGAAAAAAAGCCCACATTTGAGGTGGCTCATCTAGACCTGGCAAGAATGTATATAGAAGCAGGCAATCACAGAAAAGCTGAAGAAACTTTTCAAAAACTGTTATGCATGAAACCAGTGGTAGAAGAAACAATGCAAGACATACATTTCCAGTATGGTCGGTTTCAGGAATtccaaaagaaatcagaaatcaatGCAATTATCCATTAtttaaaagccataaaaataGAACAGGCATCATTCATAAGGGATAAAAGTATCGATTCTTTGAAGAAATTGGTTTTAAGGAAACTTCAGAGAAATTCATTAGATCTGGAAAGCTTGAGCCTCCTTGGGTTTGTCTACAAattgaaaggaaatatgaatGAAGCTCTGGAGTACTATGAGCAGGCCCTGAGACTGGCTGCTGACTTTGAGAACTCTGTGAGACAAGGTCCTTAG